Part of the Cetobacterium somerae ATCC BAA-474 genome, CAATCTATGAGTTTAATAGACTGCATAATTGATGAATCAAATATTTATCAAGCGATTCACATGTTGAAAAGTAACAAAGGAAGTAAAACTCCTGGAGTGAATGGCGAAACCATAAGCGATATAATAAAAATTAAAGATGAAATAGTAAAACGGATTAAATATGATTTAAAGGGCAGATATACACCAGGAATGGTTAAAAGAGTAGAGATACCAAAAGGAGATGGAGAGTTTAGACCACTAGGAATACCTAATATCTATGATAGATTAGTACAACTTTGTATCAAACAGATATTAGAACCAATCGTTGAAAAGAGCTTTCATAAAAATTCTTTTGGATTCAGACCACAACGTAGTACAGAACATGCGATAGCAACTTGTTATCACATGGTTAATATGTCGAAATTACATTTTGTTGTAGATATTGATATAAAAGGATTTTTTGATAATATAAATCATAAAAAGCTGATAAAACAACTTCAACGATTTAAATCTATCGATAAGAAAACGTTATCAATAATAAAATGCATGTTGAAAGTTGAAACTGTGCTACCAAACAGAGAGATTATCCAATCTGATAAGGGAACTCCCCAAGGAGGAATACTTTCACCACTCTTAGCCAACATCGTTTTAAATGAACTAGATTGGTGGATACATAAACAATGGTTAGGATTAAAAACCAAAAGAGAATA contains:
- the ltrA gene encoding group II intron reverse transcriptase/maturase, giving the protein QSMSLIDCIIDESNIYQAIHMLKSNKGSKTPGVNGETISDIIKIKDEIVKRIKYDLKGRYTPGMVKRVEIPKGDGEFRPLGIPNIYDRLVQLCIKQILEPIVEKSFHKNSFGFRPQRSTEHAIATCYHMVNMSKLHFVVDIDIKGFFDNINHKKLIKQLQRFKSIDKKTLSIIKCMLKVETVLPNREIIQSDKGTPQGGILSPLLANIVLNELDWWIHKQWLGLKTKREYSTLGNKERALRDTNLTEVRIVRYADDFKLFCRDRGSVEKMFKLVKIFLRDRLKLEISEKKSKIVNLRKEYSIFLGIKFKAIKNRKRLTARSYVSDKAKKAILILIKQEIKELQKRRTALQVLKFNSVILGIQNYYRMATMVSIDFSKIGYIVNKSL